One Clostridium novyi NT genomic window carries:
- a CDS encoding ribonuclease HII, with amino-acid sequence MKATDVKAYISNILKSEDKSIDYEALIRTLEDDNRVTVKNLGKNVIKFLENRKKERIRVRNMYEFDKKYIKSGTYLAGADEVGRGPLAGPIVAAAVVLDLDIINDENLILRINDSKKISFEVREELSKIIKERAVSYSIQEISSEEIDEKGIAWCNNEVLKRSVCNLKVDPDLVLSDGYKIKNCTINNEFVVKGDAKSASIACASIIAKVYRDNLMIEYSKKYPEYMFNKNMGYGTKEHIEAIKKFGCTKIHRKSFLKNILNTF; translated from the coding sequence ATGAAAGCTACAGATGTAAAAGCTTATATTTCTAATATATTAAAATCTGAAGATAAAAGTATAGATTATGAAGCCTTAATAAGAACATTAGAAGACGATAATAGAGTAACTGTAAAAAATTTAGGAAAAAATGTTATTAAGTTTCTTGAAAATAGAAAGAAAGAAAGAATTCGTGTAAGAAATATGTATGAGTTTGATAAAAAATATATTAAAAGTGGTACATATTTAGCTGGGGCGGATGAGGTAGGAAGAGGACCTCTTGCAGGGCCTATAGTAGCAGCTGCTGTAGTATTAGATTTAGATATTATAAATGATGAGAATTTAATACTTAGAATAAATGATTCTAAAAAAATAAGTTTTGAAGTGAGAGAAGAACTTTCAAAAATTATAAAGGAAAGAGCGGTTAGTTACTCTATACAAGAGATAAGCAGTGAAGAAATAGACGAAAAAGGAATTGCTTGGTGTAATAATGAAGTCTTAAAAAGATCAGTATGTAATTTAAAAGTAGATCCTGATTTAGTATTATCTGATGGATATAAAATAAAAAATTGTACTATAAATAATGAGTTTGTTGTAAAAGGAGATGCGAAAAGTGCATCTATAGCATGTGCATCTATCATTGCTAAAGTATATAGAGATAATTTAATGATAGAGTACTCTAAAAAGTATCCAGAGTATATGTTTAATAAAAATATGGGATATGGTACAAAAGAGCATATAGAAGCTATAAAAAAATTTGGATGTACAAAAATCCACAGAAAAAGTTTTTTAAAGAATATTTTAAATACATTTTAA
- the rplS gene encoding 50S ribosomal protein L19, which yields MLDIIKAIEAEQVKTDITEFNVGDTVRVNVRIKEGNKERLQAFEGTVIKRQNGGIRETFTVRRVAYGTGVERTFPVNSPMLESIKVVRRGKVRRSKLYYLRNRVGKAAKVKEALNR from the coding sequence ATGTTAGATATAATAAAAGCTATCGAAGCTGAACAAGTAAAAACAGATATAACTGAATTCAACGTAGGAGATACTGTTAGAGTTAATGTAAGAATTAAAGAAGGAAACAAAGAAAGACTTCAAGCTTTCGAAGGAACAGTAATAAAGAGACAAAATGGTGGAATTAGAGAAACTTTCACTGTTAGAAGAGTAGCATACGGTACTGGTGTTGAAAGAACATTCCCAGTAAACTCTCCAATGCTTGAAAGCATCAAAGTAGTAAGAAGAGGTAAAGTAAGAAGATCTAAACTTTACTACTTAAGAAATAGAGTAGGTAAGGCTGCAAAAGTTAAAGAAGCTCTTAACAGATAG
- the ylqF gene encoding ribosome biogenesis GTPase YlqF — translation MAINWFPGHMAKTRREIKENLKFVDVVIEIRDARIVKSSANPDIDSICNNKSRIILLNKSDLAEEKITRQWIEKLSNDSVKVLSVNCVTGKGLNNIKPTINELLKEKHDRLKSKGMVNITTRAMVVGIPNVGKSSFINKMAKNNTAKVGDRPGVTKNKQWIKTKMGIELLDTPGVLWPKFEDESVGLDLAFTGAIKDEIMDIETLAFKLIGKLQEEYPEKLMERYKLNSLSEDTLENMDSIGRKRGAVISGGNIDYNRVSVMILDEFRGGKLGPISLERP, via the coding sequence ATGGCGATAAATTGGTTCCCAGGACATATGGCAAAAACCAGAAGAGAAATAAAAGAAAATTTAAAATTCGTAGATGTAGTAATAGAAATTAGAGATGCTAGAATAGTAAAATCTAGTGCTAATCCAGATATAGATAGTATATGTAACAATAAATCTAGAATTATATTATTAAATAAAAGCGATCTTGCAGAAGAAAAAATAACTAGACAGTGGATTGAAAAGCTATCTAATGATTCTGTAAAGGTTCTTAGTGTTAATTGTGTTACAGGAAAAGGATTAAATAATATAAAGCCTACTATAAATGAACTACTTAAAGAAAAACATGATAGGCTAAAATCAAAGGGCATGGTTAACATAACAACAAGAGCTATGGTTGTAGGTATACCCAATGTAGGAAAATCTTCATTTATAAATAAAATGGCTAAAAATAATACTGCTAAAGTTGGAGATAGACCAGGTGTTACTAAAAATAAACAATGGATTAAAACAAAGATGGGTATTGAGCTTTTAGATACTCCTGGAGTTTTATGGCCTAAATTTGAGGATGAAAGTGTTGGATTAGATTTAGCATTTACTGGTGCCATTAAAGATGAAATAATGGATATAGAAACTTTAGCTTTTAAATTAATAGGTAAGCTTCAAGAAGAATATCCAGAAAAATTAATGGAAAGATACAAATTAAATTCACTAAGTGAAGATACATTAGAGAATATGGACAGTATAGGAAGAAAAAGAGGGGCTGTAATCTCTGGAGGAAATATAGACTATAATAGAGTATCTGTTATGATTTTAGATGAATTTAGAGGTGGAAAATTAGGTCCTATATCGTTAGAAAGGCCGTGA
- a CDS encoding ImmA/IrrE family metallo-endopeptidase has protein sequence MKKYNLTETEVIQHFGSAEGCTIYNFKKNRYLVFYNDLNIYYKKPARRRWTLAHELGHIFLCHHIISNKTKIFRNTLTDDEYRWMEVEANRFASLLLANPVILHKLNIKNNIDIMNICKLSEEASIYRYKEYLKWKKRKYMNCSDIKIIYQFHDFIYKKNCLNCGYGFISETAKYCPICGEKLIRGDGKMIYNDGFKLNSNGKALKCPNCENEQFLTDGVYCRICGTYLINKCTNDHGIWEQNEYGYTIKIKDECGMISPGNARFCEKCGEPTTFYTQGLLRDWKTNKTLEELNRDAVEQVASDIDDNNIPF, from the coding sequence ATGAAAAAATACAATTTAACAGAGACTGAAGTAATACAACATTTTGGCTCTGCTGAAGGCTGCACTATATATAATTTTAAAAAAAATAGATATTTGGTTTTTTATAATGATTTAAATATCTATTATAAAAAACCTGCAAGAAGAAGATGGACATTAGCTCATGAACTTGGTCATATTTTTTTGTGTCATCATATCATAAGTAATAAAACCAAAATATTTAGGAATACATTAACTGATGATGAATATAGATGGATGGAAGTTGAAGCAAATAGATTTGCATCTTTGTTATTAGCCAACCCAGTAATTTTACATAAATTAAATATAAAAAATAATATTGATATAATGAATATTTGCAAATTATCAGAAGAAGCATCTATTTATAGATATAAAGAATATTTAAAATGGAAAAAACGTAAATACATGAATTGTTCTGATATAAAAATTATTTACCAATTTCATGATTTTATTTATAAAAAAAATTGTTTAAATTGTGGTTATGGATTTATTTCCGAAACTGCAAAATATTGTCCTATATGTGGAGAAAAATTAATAAGAGGAGATGGAAAAATGATTTATAATGATGGTTTTAAATTAAATAGTAATGGTAAAGCTTTAAAATGTCCTAACTGTGAAAATGAGCAATTCTTAACTGATGGAGTCTATTGCAGAATATGCGGCACTTATTTAATAAATAAATGCACTAATGATCATGGAATTTGGGAGCAAAACGAGTATGGTTATACTATTAAAATTAAAGATGAATGTGGAATGATTTCTCCTGGTAATGCTAGATTTTGTGAAAAATGTGGTGAGCCTACTACTTTTTATACTCAAGGATTATTAAGAGATTGGAAAACCAATAAGACATTAGAAGAACTAAATAGAGATGCTGTGGAACAAGTTGCATCTGATATTGATGATAATAATATACCATTCTAA
- a CDS encoding putative DNA-binding protein, whose product MEDRIKISILMDYYRELLTEKQKYVMELYFNQDLSLAEISELTNTSRQAIYDIIKRCNKLLVDYEKKLNLARKNKELIKAKQIIIEKINDLEYSNNKNDFKNSLEDIKNTIVQYI is encoded by the coding sequence ATGGAGGATAGAATAAAGATATCTATTTTGATGGATTATTATAGAGAGCTTTTAACAGAAAAACAAAAATACGTTATGGAACTTTATTTTAATCAAGATTTATCGTTAGCAGAAATATCCGAACTTACTAATACTAGCAGGCAAGCAATATATGACATAATTAAAAGATGTAATAAATTATTAGTAGATTATGAAAAAAAATTAAATCTTGCTAGGAAAAATAAAGAATTAATAAAAGCAAAACAGATAATAATAGAAAAAATTAATGATTTAGAATATAGTAATAATAAAAATGATTTTAAAAATTCTTTGGAAGATATAAAAAATACTATAGTTCAGTATATTTAG
- a CDS encoding KH domain-containing protein yields MKNLLEIIAKALVDDPDMVSVNEIIGEQSIILELKVAQEDMGKVIGKQGRIAKAIRTVIKAAAVKEDKRVVVEII; encoded by the coding sequence ATGAAAAATTTACTAGAAATAATTGCTAAAGCATTAGTTGATGACCCAGATATGGTTAGTGTTAATGAGATTATTGGTGAACAATCAATAATTCTTGAGTTGAAAGTTGCCCAAGAAGATATGGGAAAGGTGATTGGAAAGCAGGGAAGAATAGCTAAAGCTATTAGAACTGTTATAAAGGCAGCAGCTGTAAAAGAAGATAAAAGAGTTGTTGTTGAAATTATCTAA
- a CDS encoding YraN family protein — protein sequence MYNFNKPIGSYGEHISENFLVSKGHKILTKNFRCRSGEIDIISSHNNYICFTEVKTRYNYSFGIPCESVTITKIKKIRNTAKFYIYINKLFKNNFKFNVIEIILNKYSNDYSINFIENAF from the coding sequence ATGTATAACTTTAACAAACCTATAGGATCTTATGGAGAACATATTTCTGAAAACTTTTTAGTATCTAAAGGTCATAAAATTTTAACTAAAAACTTTAGATGCAGAAGTGGCGAAATAGATATAATCAGTAGTCACAATAATTATATATGCTTTACAGAAGTAAAAACCCGTTATAACTATTCTTTTGGCATTCCTTGTGAATCTGTTACCATTACCAAAATAAAAAAGATAAGAAATACAGCTAAATTTTATATATACATAAATAAATTATTTAAAAATAACTTTAAGTTTAATGTAATAGAAATTATATTAAATAAATATAGCAATGATTATTCTATAAATTTTATAGAAAATGCCTTTTGA
- the ffh gene encoding signal recognition particle protein, with amino-acid sequence MAFEGLAEKLQDTLKKLRGKGKLSEKDIKQAMREVKLALLEADVNYKIVRQFVKTTGEKCLGEEVMKSLTPGQQVVKIVNDELKELMGSTESKIEFSNKGLTVIMLVGLQGAGKTTMAGKLALQLRKNNKKPLLVACDIYRPAAIKQLQVVGKQIDVPVFSMGDKVSPVDIAKASIEHAKNNNNNVVIIDTAGRLHIDEALMEELENIKGSVEPNEILLVVDSMTGQDAVNVSETFNNKLDITGVILTKLDGDTRGGAALSIKAVTGKPIKYVGLGEKMNDLEVFHPDRMASRILGMGDVLSLIEKAQEAIDEEKAKELGDKMLNLEFNLEDFKDSMAQMKKMGPLTKIIEMIPGVNSKQLQGLDLSRGEKEIKKIEAMIDSMTLKERRDPNLVASSPSRKRRIANGSGCNVQQVNKLLKDFQMMKKMMKQMKNQQKSFKKGMFGNFPFMK; translated from the coding sequence ATGGCATTTGAAGGATTAGCAGAAAAACTTCAAGATACTCTAAAAAAGTTAAGAGGAAAAGGAAAGCTATCCGAAAAAGACATAAAACAGGCTATGAGAGAAGTAAAATTAGCCTTACTTGAAGCCGATGTTAATTATAAGATTGTAAGACAATTTGTAAAAACTACAGGTGAAAAGTGTCTTGGTGAAGAAGTTATGAAAAGCCTGACTCCAGGACAACAAGTTGTCAAGATAGTTAATGATGAATTAAAAGAACTAATGGGTAGCACAGAAAGTAAAATAGAATTTTCAAATAAAGGGCTAACCGTTATAATGTTAGTTGGACTTCAAGGTGCTGGTAAAACAACTATGGCTGGAAAGCTTGCTCTTCAGCTTAGAAAGAACAATAAGAAACCATTACTAGTTGCCTGTGATATATATAGACCTGCAGCAATAAAACAACTTCAAGTTGTAGGAAAGCAAATAGATGTTCCTGTATTTTCTATGGGGGATAAAGTAAGTCCTGTGGACATTGCTAAAGCATCTATAGAACATGCTAAAAATAACAATAATAATGTTGTTATTATAGATACTGCAGGAAGACTTCATATAGATGAAGCTCTTATGGAAGAATTAGAAAATATTAAAGGTTCTGTAGAACCAAATGAGATTTTACTTGTTGTTGATTCTATGACAGGTCAAGATGCAGTTAATGTTTCTGAAACATTCAATAATAAATTAGATATAACTGGAGTTATTCTTACAAAACTAGATGGTGATACAAGAGGAGGAGCTGCATTATCTATAAAAGCAGTTACTGGAAAACCTATAAAATATGTAGGCTTAGGAGAAAAAATGAATGACCTTGAAGTATTCCACCCAGACAGAATGGCTTCTAGAATACTTGGCATGGGAGACGTACTATCTTTAATTGAAAAAGCTCAAGAAGCTATAGATGAAGAAAAAGCTAAAGAGCTTGGAGATAAGATGTTAAATTTAGAATTTAACCTAGAAGATTTTAAAGATTCCATGGCTCAAATGAAGAAGATGGGACCTCTAACTAAGATTATTGAAATGATACCAGGAGTTAATTCAAAACAACTTCAAGGATTAGATTTAAGTAGAGGGGAAAAAGAAATTAAGAAAATAGAAGCAATGATTGATTCTATGACTTTAAAAGAAAGAAGAGATCCAAATCTTGTTGCAAGTTCCCCATCAAGAAAAAGAAGAATTGCAAATGGATCAGGCTGTAATGTTCAGCAAGTTAATAAGTTATTAAAAGATTTTCAAATGATGAAAAAGATGATGAAACAAATGAAAAATCAGCAGAAATCTTTTAAAAAAGGTATGTTTGGAAATTTTCCATTCATGAAATAG
- the trmD gene encoding tRNA (guanosine(37)-N1)-methyltransferase TrmD, with product MKIDILTLFPEMFDIFNHSIIGRAIDKGILKIQSHNIRDYSMNKHKKVDDYPYGGGAGMVMTPQPIVDSIKDLKINNKGKVIFLGPRGKTFNQEIAKTLSKEKELIFICGHYEGIDERVYKYIDEEISLGDFVLTGGEMACIPVVDSICRLVPGVLSSSESYMEESFYNGLLEYPQYTRPECFEGENVPKVLLSGHHDNIRKWRRYKSLTITKTRRPDLFKQITLSKEDKKLLEIYSKE from the coding sequence ATGAAGATAGACATCTTAACATTATTTCCTGAAATGTTTGATATTTTTAATCATAGTATTATAGGTAGAGCCATTGATAAGGGAATCCTAAAAATACAGTCTCATAATATAAGAGACTATTCAATGAACAAACATAAAAAAGTAGATGATTATCCATATGGCGGAGGAGCGGGCATGGTCATGACTCCACAACCTATAGTAGACTCAATAAAAGATTTGAAAATAAATAATAAAGGAAAGGTTATATTTTTAGGTCCTAGAGGGAAGACTTTTAATCAAGAGATTGCAAAAACACTTTCAAAAGAAAAAGAACTAATCTTTATATGCGGTCATTATGAGGGAATAGATGAAAGAGTCTACAAGTATATAGATGAAGAAATTTCATTAGGAGATTTTGTATTAACTGGAGGAGAAATGGCATGTATTCCTGTAGTAGATAGTATTTGCAGGCTTGTACCAGGAGTGTTATCATCAAGTGAAAGTTATATGGAAGAGTCATTTTATAATGGACTTTTAGAATATCCTCAGTATACTAGACCTGAATGTTTTGAAGGAGAAAATGTGCCTAAAGTTTTACTATCTGGACATCATGATAATATAAGAAAATGGCGTAGATATAAATCACTTACTATTACTAAAACTAGAAGGCCTGATTTGTTTAAACAAATAACTTTATCTAAAGAAGATAAGAAATTATTAGAAATTTATAGTAAAGAGTAG
- the ftsY gene encoding signal recognition particle-docking protein FtsY encodes MLGNLFNKLKDGLSKTKNNFTEKVSEVLNLAVKIDEDLFEELEEILITADIGVDTSLDVIERVRVKVKERRITDPKEVYTCLKEVLMEILNEDNKEEENITPKTVLVIGVNGAGKTTSIGKMSHRLKEDGYKVLMAAADTFRAAAIDQLEVWSNRAGVDIIRHQEGSDPASVVFDAIQAAKARKTDVLICDTAGRLHNKKNLMNELEKINRIIDREYGESKKETLLVLDGTTGQNALQQAKQFAEVCPIDGIVITKLDGTAKGGVIIAIKHQLNIPVKFIGVGEGIDDLQEFDAESFVEALF; translated from the coding sequence ATGCTAGGAAATTTATTTAATAAACTTAAAGATGGATTATCAAAAACCAAAAATAATTTTACAGAAAAGGTTTCAGAGGTTTTAAATCTAGCCGTAAAAATAGATGAGGATCTATTTGAGGAGTTAGAAGAAATATTAATTACTGCAGATATTGGAGTTGACACATCTTTAGATGTTATAGAAAGAGTTAGGGTAAAAGTTAAAGAAAGAAGGATAACAGATCCTAAAGAAGTATATACTTGTCTTAAAGAAGTATTAATGGAGATTTTAAATGAAGATAATAAAGAAGAAGAAAACATTACTCCAAAAACAGTGCTTGTAATAGGGGTAAATGGTGCAGGTAAAACTACATCAATAGGAAAGATGTCACATAGATTAAAGGAAGACGGTTATAAGGTTTTAATGGCAGCAGCAGATACATTTAGAGCAGCAGCTATTGATCAATTAGAAGTTTGGAGCAATAGAGCAGGAGTAGATATTATAAGACATCAAGAAGGATCAGACCCAGCTTCAGTTGTTTTTGATGCAATACAAGCAGCAAAAGCTAGAAAGACGGATGTATTAATATGTGATACTGCGGGAAGATTACATAACAAAAAGAATTTAATGAATGAGCTTGAAAAAATAAATAGAATAATAGATAGAGAATATGGAGAATCAAAAAAAGAAACTCTATTAGTACTTGATGGTACAACTGGTCAAAATGCTCTTCAACAAGCCAAGCAATTTGCAGAAGTATGTCCTATAGATGGAATAGTAATAACAAAACTTGATGGTACAGCAAAGGGGGGAGTTATAATAGCAATTAAACATCAATTAAATATTCCAGTTAAATTTATAGGAGTTGGAGAAGGAATAGATGATCTTCAAGAGTTTGATGCAGAAAGTTTTGTAGAGGCATTATTTTAA
- the rpsP gene encoding 30S ribosomal protein S16: MAVKIRLRRMGAKKAPFYRVVVADSRSPRDGRFVEEIGYYNPISEPKAIKIDEEKAIKWVKNGAQPTDVVKRLFKEAGIDEKLSK, from the coding sequence ATGGCAGTTAAAATTAGATTAAGAAGAATGGGTGCTAAAAAAGCTCCGTTTTATAGAGTAGTTGTTGCTGATTCAAGATCTCCAAGAGATGGAAGATTCGTTGAAGAAATAGGATATTACAATCCAATATCTGAACCAAAAGCAATTAAAATAGATGAAGAAAAAGCTATAAAATGGGTAAAAAATGGTGCACAACCAACAGATGTTGTTAAGAGACTTTTCAAAGAAGCAGGAATAGATGAAAAGCTTTCTAAGTAG
- the rimM gene encoding ribosome maturation factor RimM (Essential for efficient processing of 16S rRNA), giving the protein MEQFLAVGKIINTHGIKGEIKVMPSTDNVERFKELNEAYIDGNIVEIEGCKFQPGKVILKIKGIDSIEDAQRLKNKYIKVSRENAATLDEDCYYEADIVGCTVYDENEKQLGNIDEIIHTGSNDVYWIKGPNELLIPAIKSVIVDIDVNNKKIIIKPLEVWQ; this is encoded by the coding sequence ATGGAACAGTTTTTAGCTGTAGGCAAAATAATAAATACTCATGGTATTAAAGGTGAAATAAAAGTAATGCCATCAACTGATAATGTTGAAAGATTTAAAGAACTAAATGAAGCTTATATAGATGGTAATATTGTAGAAATAGAAGGCTGTAAGTTTCAACCGGGTAAAGTTATTTTAAAAATAAAAGGTATAGACTCTATAGAAGATGCTCAAAGATTAAAAAATAAGTATATAAAAGTAAGTAGAGAAAATGCTGCAACGCTAGATGAAGATTGTTACTATGAAGCTGATATTGTAGGATGTACAGTATATGATGAAAATGAAAAACAATTAGGTAATATAGATGAAATAATACACACAGGAAGTAATGATGTTTACTGGATTAAGGGACCAAATGAACTTTTAATACCAGCAATAAAAAGTGTTATAGTAGATATAGATGTAAACAATAAAAAAATCATAATAAAACCATTGGAAGTATGGCAATGA
- a CDS encoding recombinase family protein — MIAVYCRVSTEDQQERKTIENQISFAEKYCDLHELKLFKIYKEDGVSGTIPLEDRPQGKQLIKDAKNNKFDTLLLYKLDRLGRSARITLNSIHLLEELNVQIKSMTEPFDTSSPSGRFMITMLAGVADLERSTILERMWLGANRAAKEGKWLGGIVPYGYFVNEDKYLEVNNNIISEINLSEADVVKLIFSLATENNMSCIKIADYLNSLNIPPSYKKDNRKILKGKRKVSVSGIWSPSSILRMLHNTTYKGVHEYGKRSQKKREIITREVPAIITEDIWNKAQGVIKDNIIEATRNRKRNYLLKGLIKCGKCGCNYVGAKYKHSNYYYVCGGKIKYNGPFGKCTSKNLNGEYIENMIWNDITEFINNPGETINILKENLKTKDSNKQDLINQKELLETNLRAKETEKQSILDLFRKGIITANDVEIQLSKIQKEFNAIQDNLNAINHKLNEMYDIPDYTKVDEMLKSMKLIINQDNISFEDKRQIVKTLLDKITVNTIEENNTKSASLDIKYSFIKVENHTFKDSYWKQA; from the coding sequence ATGATAGCTGTATACTGTAGAGTATCTACAGAAGACCAACAAGAAAGAAAAACAATTGAAAATCAAATTTCTTTTGCTGAGAAATATTGTGATTTACATGAACTTAAGTTGTTTAAGATATATAAAGAAGATGGTGTTTCTGGTACTATACCCTTAGAAGATAGACCACAAGGAAAGCAACTTATAAAAGATGCTAAAAATAATAAATTTGATACATTACTTTTATACAAATTAGATAGGCTTGGTAGGTCTGCTAGGATAACATTAAACTCTATACATTTATTAGAAGAATTAAATGTGCAAATTAAATCTATGACCGAACCATTTGATACCTCATCCCCCTCTGGCAGATTTATGATAACTATGCTTGCAGGCGTAGCTGACTTAGAAAGGTCCACAATTTTAGAACGTATGTGGCTCGGTGCTAATAGAGCAGCAAAGGAAGGCAAATGGCTTGGAGGAATTGTTCCTTATGGCTATTTTGTTAATGAAGATAAATATTTAGAGGTAAATAATAATATAATATCTGAAATAAATCTGAGTGAAGCTGATGTTGTAAAATTAATTTTTAGTCTTGCAACTGAAAATAATATGAGTTGTATAAAAATTGCCGACTACCTAAATTCCTTAAACATTCCTCCAAGCTATAAAAAAGATAATAGAAAAATATTAAAAGGTAAAAGAAAAGTAAGTGTTTCTGGCATTTGGAGTCCTTCTAGTATATTGCGAATGTTGCATAATACAACATATAAAGGTGTGCATGAATACGGTAAGCGATCCCAAAAGAAAAGAGAAATTATAACTAGAGAAGTTCCAGCTATAATTACAGAAGATATTTGGAACAAAGCACAAGGAGTAATAAAAGATAATATAATAGAAGCTACTCGGAATCGCAAAAGAAATTATTTATTGAAAGGATTAATTAAGTGTGGTAAATGCGGTTGCAATTATGTAGGAGCTAAATATAAACACAGTAATTACTACTATGTATGTGGCGGTAAAATTAAATACAATGGTCCATTTGGTAAATGTACATCTAAGAATTTGAATGGAGAATATATAGAAAATATGATATGGAATGACATAACTGAATTTATAAATAATCCAGGTGAAACTATAAATATTTTAAAGGAAAACTTAAAAACTAAGGACTCTAATAAGCAAGATTTAATTAATCAAAAAGAACTTCTAGAAACAAATTTAAGAGCTAAAGAAACTGAAAAACAATCTATATTAGATTTATTTAGAAAAGGAATAATAACTGCGAATGATGTTGAAATCCAATTATCTAAAATACAAAAAGAATTTAATGCTATACAAGATAATTTAAATGCTATTAATCATAAATTAAATGAAATGTACGATATTCCCGATTACACTAAAGTTGATGAGATGTTAAAAAGCATGAAACTAATTATTAATCAAGATAATATCTCTTTTGAAGATAAAAGACAAATAGTAAAAACACTATTAGATAAAATTACTGTTAATACTATTGAAGAAAATAATACTAAGAGTGCAAGTTTAGATATTAAGTACTCTTTTATCAAAGTAGAAAACCACACGTTCAAGGATTCATACTGGAAACAAGCATAA